One window of Vespa velutina chromosome 2, iVesVel2.1, whole genome shotgun sequence genomic DNA carries:
- the LOC124947155 gene encoding keratin-associated protein 16-1-like: MLKTCLVFIFPFRYRLQHGACSCSPLKYTHIDIHGHLPRPHHLPYSGNPVLALSYCYLIQGKCLTVRNDLPFEMQYVCEVDCKSVHIPPCQPCTIPCEPVPIPCTASPCGGCLPDSCYPPCQPCQPCQPCQPCSTCPEPVTVLEPMCQPNVQRKN; the protein is encoded by the coding sequence ATGCTTAAGACttgtttagtttttatttttccttttcgatatCGATTACAGCATGGGGCTTGCAGCTGTTCACCCTTAAAGTACACGCACATCGACATACACGGTCATTTGCCGCGTCCACATCACCTACCTTACAGCGGAAATCCTGTATTGGCATTGTCCTATTGCTACCTAATCCAAGGAAAATGTCTCACAGTACGCAACGATCTACCTTTCGAGATGCAATACGTTTGCGAAGTCGATTGCAAATCTGTCCACATACCACCATGTCAACCTTGCACGATTCCCTGCGAGCCTGTTCCTATACCCTGCACAGCTTCTCCTTGCGGTGGATGTCTTCCAGATTCTTGCTATCCACCCTGTCAACCCTGCCAACCATGTCAGCCCTGTCAACCATGTTCTACCTGCCCAGAACCAGTAACAGTCTTAGAACCTATGTGTCAACCGAATGTTCAAAGAAAGAACTAA